The following are encoded in a window of Pieris napi chromosome 23, ilPieNapi1.2, whole genome shotgun sequence genomic DNA:
- the LOC125061088 gene encoding uncharacterized protein LOC125061088 isoform X36, whose translation MGNTNAENNRNYYLRKKAAREAERARLGLSVIKPRRKTGAERNRAYRLRKKAAKEAEKADQGLSVIKPIKKTAAERNRAYRLRKKAAKEAEKAAKEAEKADQVLSVIKPIRKTAAERNRAYRLRKKMFACTQLSDVESTLARNKKALPAVAIATQSVQTNTNSIGEINPGRSYTMPMNFVYIKVEPENVDEIIMEKQHEIISWREIVIKSSEIYLQSYNVCDKILHGQVLNTCKPDVKVFVKTPHEKLLDRAFTQWCDWASLTEEPKDPPLFYKCYRCDMAWWHLAHFRYHIRVHEPSSLCVALEINDTDECNIVAYYRKSANKYIANIEGKCWKCGENAFEHTKLNNCVGCKEPFSTCSKLRQHQWYCEGFKNMHLELFASAEKIFKCHLCRFYFFKTEDIKEHMILRHSVRSDVPIPGCAVCEKCKDLVSYNDDHVCESKEYVKTCVACKKRVTKSSAAVHQIEGNVTCSVCNVKIVKSCATHLHALRHTMNYGLAYKCLTCHFFIIFDLEQIQKHKMFYHSNRDFDYDLISVPITIVDRLKYTPTKNDSPVDSQKNTFLLSHNTQDMIYDRDDDDDVIIIDKEPEAIVIPSDDALNDDLPCVIAKIKSEPLENEIQTSDTKHTVTPQNHFECKTMVTQLPKDTKDVFKCLSVGNSINDDKVLGIEEIKREPELKGNSEQNVSMESTFGIINTQSLTTNNVNKVTNIKIFIPKTNQTLLTDVSRNSESDVKIEVIKIEEEKLMGVDLSNIQLNEHKREEGRPAEMSNNLEQITPKESKVSEPLKVETNVETMAGVPIKEEADPEMDFRLSDIRRIYHVDVVNVGANKIGQSENWHQNRFAFSHFITITPNVALNTDDESNRTQRKKEITRKCN comes from the exons ATGGGTAATACAAATgcggaaaataatagaaaCTATTACCTTCGAAAAAAGGCTGCCAGGGAAGCTGAAAGAGCTCGTCTAGGCTTGTCAGTAATCAAGCCAAGAAGAAAAACAGGAGCAGAACGTAATCGTGCCTATAGGCTGCGAAAAAAAGCTGCCAAGGAAGCTGAAAAAGCCGATCAAGGCTTGTCAGTAATCaagccaataaaaaaaacagcagCAGAACGTAATCGTGCCTATAGGCTGCGAAAAAAAGCTGCCAAGGAAGCTGAAAAAGCTGCCAAGGAAGCTGAAAAAGCCGATCAAGTCTTGTCAGTAATCAAGCCAATAAGAAAAACAGCAGCAGAACGTAATCGTGCCTATAGGCTgcgaaaaaaaatgtttgcgTGTACTCAGTTG agTGATGTGGAGAGTACAttagcaagaaataaaaaagcacTACCTGCAGTAGCTATTGCTACTCAATCTGTTCAAACAAACACAAATTCTATTGGGGAAATAAATCCAGGCCGAAGTTATACTATGCCTAtgaattttgtttacattaagGTAGAACCAGAGAATGTTGACGAGATTATAATGGAAAAACAGCATGAAATAATAAGTTGGAGGGAAATAGTGATAAAATCTAGTGAAATTTATCTTCAATCTTATAATGTTTGTGATAAAATACTACATGGACAG GTCCTCAATACCTGCAAACCGGACGTAAAAGTATTCGTAAAAACTCCCCACGAGAAACTATTAGACCGAGCATTCACACAATGGTGCGATTGGGCCTCCCTCACAGAGGAGCCCAAAGATCCGCCGTTATTCTACAAATGCTACAGATGCGATATGGCGTGGTGGCACTTGGCCCACTTCCGTTACCACATACGAGTCCACGAGCCTTCGAGCCTCTGCGTCGCTCTAGAAATTAATGACACCGACGAGTGCAATATTGTCGCTTACTACAGAAAATCGGCGAACAAGTACATCGCGAACATAGAAGGGAAATGCTGGAAATGCGGCGAAAATGCGTTCGAACATACGAAATTGAACAACTGTGTCGGATGTAAAGAACCGTTCTCCACGTGCAGCAAGCTACGCCAACACCAGTGGTACTGCGAGGGGTTCAAAAACATGCACCTAGAACTTTTCGCCTCAGCTGAGAAGATATTTAAATGTCACCTGTGTCGGttttactttttcaaaacGGAAGACATTAAAGAACACATGATATTGCGGCATTCTGTGCGGTCCGATGTGCCCATACCGGGCTGTGCTGTTTGTGAGAAGTGTAAAGACCTGGTGTCATATAATGATGATCATGTTTGTGAATCTAAAGAGTATGTTAAGACGTGTGTTGCGTGCAAGAAAAGGGTCACCAAAAGCAGTGCTGCAGTCCATCAGATTGAAGGGAACGTCACCTGCTCTGT ATGCAATGTGAAAATAGTAAAGAGTTGTGCAACACATCTCCACGCACTTCGTCATACGATGAACTATGGATTGGCGTACAAGTGTCTCACctgtcatttttttataatctttgACTTGGAACAGATTCAAAAACacaaaatgttttatcatTCCAATCGCGATTTTGATTATGATCTt ATTTCCGTCCCAATAACCATAGTGgatagattaaaatatacacCAACCAAAAATGATT cACCGGTTGATAGTCAAAAAAATACTTTCCTATTGTCTCATAATACTCAAGATATGATATATGATagagatgatgatgatgatgtcATCATCATTGATAAAGAACCTGAAGCTATTGTTATACCATCTGATGACGCACTTAACGATGATCTCCCTTGTGTCATTGCTAAGATTAAATCCGAACCActtgaaaacgaaatacaAACATCTGATACAAAACATACTGTTACACCACAAAATCATTTTGAATGTAAAACGATGGTAACCCAATTACCTAAAGACACAAAAGACGTATTTAAATGCCTGTCAGTTGGAAACAGCATTAATGATGATAAAGTATTAGGTATTGAAGAAATTAAAAGGGAACCGGAATTAAAAGGGAATAGTGAACAGAATGTCTCCATGGAATCTACATTTGgaattataaatacacaaaGTTTGACgacaaataatgtaaataaagttactaatataaaaatttttatacctaaaacTAATCAGACTCTGCTAACCGACGTTTCACGAAATTCAGAATCAGATGTGAAAATAGAAGTTATAAAAATTGAGGAAGAGAAACTAATGGGAGTTGACCTAAGTAATATACAATTGAATGAACATAAACGAGAAGAAGGTAGACCGGCGGAAATGTCTAATAATTTAGAACAAATTACTCCAAAAGAATCTAAAGTATCAGAACCGTTAAAGGTAGAAACAAATGTAGAGACGATGGCTGGTGTTCCAATAAAGGAAGAAGCTGATCCGGAAATGGATTTCAGATTATCGGATATCAGAAGGATATATCATGTCGATGTTGTTAATGTCGGTGCAAACAAAATTGGACAAAGCGAGAACTGGCACCAAAACAGATTTGCTTTC TCGCATTTCATCACCATCACACCGAATGTAGCTTTAAATACCGATGATGAAAGTAACCGAACACAGAGGAAGAAGGAAAT